One Pygocentrus nattereri isolate fPygNat1 chromosome 12, fPygNat1.pri, whole genome shotgun sequence DNA window includes the following coding sequences:
- the LOC108441196 gene encoding stonustoxin subunit beta-like, giving the protein MEPKTIEMAALGRALYPGMLYDCRRDSFIPGVTLWDKQSLSKDLDVHRQPKTDLKFVASDSLRDKTSVLDVSASLKASFLGGLVEVGGSARYLSDKKSSDRQSRVTMQYSQTTRFEQLTMTQLGKISYPQVFEQKTATHVVTAVLYGGQAFMVFDKAVSEKEDKQEVEGNLRVMVKKIPLFSIEGEGALKMNENEKKMADNISCTFYGDYELQENPTTYMEALQLYKKLPSLLRQRENDAVPVRVWLHPLARFDSKAAKLEREIGETLVAKVEVLLEELGDAERRCSDLGQNTTISDFQDVRERLKTFQESFGIYKVLLQKALATVLPAIRGGQAQDSSLADILTTHANSPFRASKLKQWLENVNGEVDVLSSYTRELNEVPVITSSAQFNSILFNPTVDTVICFSFTSLKYEDKYLQTVTEFLRADPFEKQSTVQKSSDQDIQPWFSNPEISKKMKENLCLFKSFFNANKDKKTTRFVISSISDPSNPGISIRLYKQEKVDDRFQPVSKPPAPSVDIQNRNVILKLQKSPTGVTTRYRVEYGVTQPDASGTSGGTWETIDTPDTKETFTLTGLQLANQCWVRYRAVSDVGVSEVSESVQFSLQGKNWTSSSLINELRKKIMTNLGVSRWSLSTIMSEVSNQLSDIALPYVGPLSGGLKVGLALFFQGVVPSDSDSFTINLKTGQTDRDDIAFHFNPRVGTPSVVRNTFRNGQWQNQEETSGGPFVKGGAFDLFMVVKPEGYEVIVNGYVFCMYWHRMPVESVSALNIHGDIFMTNFGLIEVDNVNIKVTMPAHI; this is encoded by the exons ATGGAGCCTAAAACGATTGAAATGGCAGCCCTGGGAAGGGCCCTGTATCCTGGCATGCTGTACGACTGCCGCAGAGATTCTTTCATTCCAG GTGTTACTCTATGGGATAAACAGTCTTTGTCCAAGGATTTGGATGTGCATCGACAGCCCAAGACTGATCTGAAATTTGTTGCTTCTGACTCACTCCGGGATAAGACCAGCGTCCTTGATGTCAGCGCCTCCCTCAAAGCCAGCTTTCTGGGTGGTTTAGTGGAGGTTGGAGGCTCAGCCAGATACTTGAGTGACAAGAAGTCCTCAGACCGTCAGTCTAGAGTTACTATGCAGTATAGCCAGACAACAAGATTTGAGCAACTTACTATGACCCAGCTGGGCAAAATCTCCTACCCTCAGGTGTTTGAGCAGAAGACCGCCACTCATGTTGTTACAGCTGTACTTTATGGAGGTCAGGCCTTTATGGTGTTTGACAAAGCAGTGTCAGAGAAAGAGGACAAACAAGAGGTTGAGGGAAATCTAAGGGTAATGGTTAAGAAGATCCCTTTATTTTCCATAGAGGGGGAAGGAGCTCTGAAgatgaatgagaatgagaaaaaaatggcTGATAATATCAGCTGTACATTTTATGGTGACTATGAGCTCCAGGAGAACCCCACTACATACATGGAAGCCTTGCAGCTTTACAAGAAGCTGCCATCTTTGCTGAGGCAGAGGGAGAACGATGCTGTGCCTGTGAGGGTTTGGCTCCATCCCCTGGCACGTTTCGACAGTAAAGCAGCTAAGCTGGAGAGAGAAATTGGAGAAACACTTGTAGCTAAAGTTGAAGTCTTGTTGGAGGAGCTGGGAGATGCAGAGAGGAGATGCAGTGATCTGGGTCAGAACACAACAATAAGTGATTTCCAGGATGTGAGAGAAAGGCTGAAAACATTTCAGGAATCATTTGGCATCTACAAAGTGTTGTTACAAAAAGCTCTGGCCACTGTCCTTCCTGCTATTCGGGGTGGGCAGGCACAAGACAGTTCACTGGCTGACATTCTGACTACCCATGCCAACTCCCCCTTTAGGGCTAGCAAGCTAAAGCAGTGGTTAGAGAATGTTAATGGTGAAGTAGATGTGCTGAGTTCCTACACCAGGGAACTGAATGAAGTCCCGGTAATCACATCCTCAGCCCAGTTCAACAGCATCCTCTTCAATCCCACGGTGGACACAGTCATATGCTTCTCCTTCACTTCTTTGAAGTATGAAGATAAATATCTGCAAACCGTAACAGAGTTCCTAAGAGCAGATCCTTTTGAGAAGCAATCAACAGTTCAGAAATCAAGTGACCAAGACATCCAGCCTTGGTTCAGCAATCCTGAAATATCTAAGAAGATGAAAGAGAACCTTTGCCTCttcaaaagtttttttaatgCCAATAAGGATAAGAAGACAACCAGGTTTGTCATTTCATCAATCTCAGACCCCTCCAATCCTGGCATCTCCATCCGCCTGTATAAACAAGAGAAAGTGGATGACCGCTTTCAACCAGTGTCCAAGCCTCCTGCTCCCAGTGTGGACATTCAGAATAGGAATGTGATTCTGAAACTTCAGAAGTCCCCAACTGGAGTGACAACGCGGTACAGAGTGGAATACGGAGTAACACAGCCCGATGCTTCAGGAACTAGTGGTGGCACTTGGGAGACCATAGACACTCCAGATACAAAGGAAACCTTCACATTAACTGGACTGCAGCTGGCCAACCAATGCTGGGTCCGGTACAGAGCAGTCAGTGATGTGGGAGTGAGTGAAGTCAGTGAATCTGTCCAGTTCTCCCTCCAAGGGAAG AACTGGACCTCTTCCTCCCTCATTAATGAACTAAGGAAGAAAATAATGACCAACTTGGGCGTCTCACGGTGGAGTCTGTCGACAATCATGTCAGAAGTTTCGAATCAGCTCAGCGATATT GCCTTACCCTATGTGGGACCACTCAGTGGAGGGCTGAAAGTAGGACTGGCTTTGTTCTTCCAAGGTGTTGTTCCTTCAGATTCTGATAG CTTCACAATAAATCTGAAGACTGGGCAAACGGACAGAGATGACATTGCATTCCACTTCAACCCCCGTGTTGGGACACCCTCTGTTGTGCGTAACACCTTCAGAAACGGGCAGTGGCAGAATCAAGAAGAGACCTCAGGGGGCCCATTTGTGAAAGGAGGAGCCTTTGATTTGTTCATGGTTGTTAAACCAGAAGGCTATGAG GTAATTGTGAATGGGTACGTCTTCTGTATGTACTGGCACCGTATGCCAGTGGAGAGCGTGTCTGCACTTAATATCCATGGAGACATTTTCATGACCAACTTTGGCCTCATTGAA GTGGACAATGTTAATATAAAGGTCACCATGCCTGCCCATATTTGA